In one window of Branchiostoma lanceolatum isolate klBraLanc5 chromosome 15, klBraLanc5.hap2, whole genome shotgun sequence DNA:
- the LOC136420814 gene encoding divergent protein kinase domain 2A-like: MDLTKKAPAKRLCRKFQYPGTRVLFFLITSLSLGFLVGAFWQIKDELDPKKRHLDNWDTKYAQRKFHLHPFKQKVREGLGQLEEEVHGISKEHGYTLVKEATPKTNVAEERHEQQLTLKRLTATEKCPACFGESLCRQVDAGAITVDVANKKLEHKGVYFGLFKDTNIVAKRLAGSFEWVKFDEFICQNASVPGNCDVSKMISKTTLVADDALQLSWLREAWRIAHTDGQIALESCMTDKLIEELKKAYGQNVNGQLGKTEQAYMITSLLMNPEATVLTYFTTRSERKWPFPKYLGACGRVIFVENGGKLLDSSLASTWKDRANIALQLLNMIDTFRNGDPEWIVIFLDFRYENFAIDQYGRLNLIDFDEVMLIDREESGDGEKKESCNMEDLKTFVSEIDKDDFCFQVPQYSQMMYALACVRLLSFLPEHLLKSLSDRHRSPEHVRPPGLLWGPPEHEATAIEALLRGCAEEKVAGGRLEAIEKLKAVLQRTLIL; the protein is encoded by the exons ATGGACCTAACCAAGAAAGCGCCAGCAAAGCGATTGTGTCGCAAGTTCCAATACCCCGGAACGCGAGTTTTATTCTTCCTCATTACTTCCTTATCTCTCGGTTTCTTAGTAGGCGCCTTCTGGCAGATAAAAGATGAATTGGACCCAAAAAAGCGACACTTGGACAATTGGGATACAAAATATGCACAGAGGAAATTTCACCTGCATCCTTTCAAACAGAAAGTTCGAGAAGGACTTGGACAACTCGAGGAAGAG GTTCACGGGATTTCAAAGGAACACGGATATACCTTAGTGAAGGAGGCTACACCAAAAACAAACGTTGCCGAGGAACGGCATGAACAGCAACTGACACTCAAGCGCCTCACGGCGACCGAAAAATGTCCTGCATGTTTCGGAGAATCGCTTTGCAGACAGGTCGATGCAGGTGCTATTACAGTGGATGTTGCCAACAAGAAACTAGAACATAAAGGGGTATACTTTGGACTTTTTAAAGACACAAATATAGTCGCCAAACGACTTGCCGGTAGCTTTGAATGGGTGAAGTTTGACGAGTTTATATGCCAGAATGCTAGTGTGCCAGGGAATTGTGATGTCTCGAAAATGATCTCTAAAACAACACTAGTAGCAGATGACGCTCTACAACTATCATGGCTACGAGAAGCATGGCGTATCGCACACACTGACGGCCAAATTGCATTGGAGTCTTGCATGACTGATAAACTGATTGAAGAGCTTAAGAAAGCGTATGGTCAGAATGTAAATGGACAGTTGGGCAAGACAGAACAAGCTTATATGATAACCTCTCTCTTGATGAACCCAGAGGCGACGGTTCTGACGTATTTTACTACCAGGTCTGAGAGAAAATGGCCCTTCCCTAAGTACCTAGGAGCCTGCGGACGGGTCATTTTTGTAGAGAACGGTGGGAAACTACTCGACTCCAGCCTTGCGTCTACGTGGAAAGATAGAGCAAACATAGCCCTCCAACTCTTAAACATGATTGACACATTCCGAAACGGCGACCCCGAGTGGATCGTGATCTTCCTCGACTTCCGCTACGAGAACTTTGCCATTGACCAATACGGACG CTTGAATCTGATTGATTTTGATGAGGTCATGTTGATTGACAGGGAAGAAAGTGGTGATGGGGAGAAAAAAGAATCATGTAACATGGAGGATCTTAAAACATTTGTTTCTGAAATAGACAAAGATGACTTTTGTTTTCAGGTTCCTCAGTACTCTCAGATGATGTACGCTTTGGCATGTGTTCGCTTATTGTCGTTTCTGCCTGAGCATCTTCTAAAATCattgtctgacagacaccgttCGCCTGAACATGTCAGACCACCTGGACTCCTATGGGGGCCACCAGAACACGAGGCAACGGCGATAGAAGCGTTACTGAGAGGCTGTGCGGAAGAAAAAGTAGCGGGAGGTCGTCTGGAAGCAATTGAGAAACTCAAGGCAGTGCTACAAAGGACTTTAATATTATAA